The segment CCACTTTTTTTCCCTTTTTTCTTTATCATCCCTTTAAAAAGGCCACCATAATTTATTTCCAGATCCCTTATTACGGGGAAACAGGATCTTAAGCTCATCTTTTCGGGATCACCTGCAAAAATGCCAGAGACCATTGGGCTGATAAGGTATTCAAGAGCTTCTTTCCCCAATCTTCTTCTGGCAAAGTCTGCCACAGATTCATCTTCAAGGACACTTTTTTGTATGAAATATTCGGATAGTATCCTCATTTTTGCTGAGAAGGAGAGTAGCTTAGTTTTGAAAAACATTGGTGGATTTTCAGGTAATCTATGTAAAATCCCATTGCGCATGATATATCTTTTTCTTGCTAAGTCATTACTTTTGACAAGATTGTTGCTTAATCCTGCCATTGATAGAAGTTCAAGGGTATGGGGTTTGCTGTCTAAAAAACCATTTGGCCCTGCTTCTACTATGAACCCATCTTCCCGTGAGGTCTCTATTGAACCGCCCCACCTCAATCTCTTTTCTATGATTGTTATTTCCATATCCAGATTCAGTTCATTTTTCAAATTTTCCAATAAAAAAGCGGTGGATATCCCTGATATTCCGCCTCCTATTATGGCTACTCTCATTTTTTACCTCTTTAATTGACATTTCATTAATAAAATTATATCATAAAAATGTAATGGAGGCAATATGAATAGAAATATTAAACCATCTTGTTCGATTTGTGCTTGGCGGGGTACCTGTAATAAAAAATTTTCCATCAAAGATCCTTCAAAATGTATCGATTTTTCTCTGGATGTGACTATAGATCTACCAGAAGATGAGGATGATGATAAAAAAGAGAAGGATAAATCAGAGAAGTAGATTATGAAGATAAAGACAGGTATCGGGTTTGATGCCCACAGGTTTGTAGAAGGGAGAAAATTGATTTTAGGTGGGATTGAAATTCCATATGATATGGGGCTTTTGGGGCATAGTGATGCCGATGTGTTGATTCATGCTATCATAGATTCACTTGTGGGGCCTGCGCTTGGAAGGGATATTGGAAATCTTTTTCCTGATAACGATATGAAATATAAGGATATAGATTCCAGAATACTTTTAAAAGAATCGGTATCTCTTATAAGAAAAGCAGGGTTTGAGATATCAAATGTTGATGCAACCATAATTGCTGAAAAACCTAAAATGAAACCGTTTATACCGGAAATGAGATCAATGCTTGCGGATGTTATGGATATTGAAATAGATGATATAACTATAAAAGCCACAACTACAGAAAAGATGGGGTTTACCGGAAGAGGGGAGGGGATAGCGGCAATAGCCGTATCCACCATCATAAAAAGTTTTAGGCAACCTTAGGTTTATTCTCTTTTATTACTGAAGCGATCCCCTCTTTGTAGCTACTTACATCACCGATATATCTTACTTGATCTGTTTCAGCTAAGAATTTCACCTCGTCAAGTGTTATCCAGGCTCTTTCAAACTTGTTGTCGATTGTGACAACCCTTTCACTCCATGGTTCAAAAGAACTGAAGCTAATAAGGTAGAAATGCTCCTTTGTAATAATTGACCTTACAAGAACAACAAGTTTTTTGGTTTCGTATCTTTTGTCTTCTATCTCAAATATTGTTCCGGCATAGAATTTATCCATGTTTCACCTCCAGAGATATAAAGTATAATATATTGTAAAAAAATCAAGAATAAGTTAAATATATCAAAATAAAACATATTGTTTTATTTTATAATCTTAAAGGTAATTAAGAATATCTATAGGGTTTTTGGCTATGAAATCTACATTGTGTGTATCTTCTATTTTCCCAAAACCCCAATTGGCAAAAACCATTTCTATATTGGCATTCTTTGCTGCGTAAAGATCGGTATGATTATCCCCCACCATGATCACTCTTCTGACTGGTTTGCTATTATTTAATATGTAAAAAATCATATCGGGGTCAGGTTTCCCCTTTTTTACCTTGCAAGCTCCAACAATATTGCTAAAATATCCATCCACTTTAAGATGTGACAACATTTTTTCGGCAAATTTTGTGTATGCATTAGTGGCAACTGACAACTGA is part of the Calditerrivibrio nitroreducens DSM 19672 genome and harbors:
- the ispF gene encoding 2-C-methyl-D-erythritol 2,4-cyclodiphosphate synthase, coding for MKIKTGIGFDAHRFVEGRKLILGGIEIPYDMGLLGHSDADVLIHAIIDSLVGPALGRDIGNLFPDNDMKYKDIDSRILLKESVSLIRKAGFEISNVDATIIAEKPKMKPFIPEMRSMLADVMDIEIDDITIKATTTEKMGFTGRGEGIAAIAVSTIIKSFRQP
- a CDS encoding HAD family hydrolase, which codes for MKDIIIFDMDGTLIDSSEDITISVNFVRSNFGLPPLTKTEVVDIINGDRNKLAYGLYGIEEYTPQHRNLFESHYFEQCIKNTYLYEGILDLLEELKRLNFQLSVATNAYTKFAEKMLSHLKVDGYFSNIVGACKVKKGKPDPDMIFYILNNSKPVRRVIMVGDNHTDLYAAKNANIEMVFANWGFGKIEDTHNVDFIAKNPIDILNYL